The DNA region CTGGCAGGCAAATATGAGCCTGGGACTATGGAGTTTTGTGGCGCCACACGGCGTGCTGGAGCTGCCCGCCATCTTTATTGCGGGCGGAGCAGGCCTGATGCTGGGGCGCGGGATGCTGTTTCCGGGAATTCTTCCGCGGATGCAATCGCTTGTGCTGGCGGGAAACAAAGCCGTGAAGCTGGTCCTGGGCATCATTCCATTGTTGATCGTGGCAGGAACTATTGAAGGATTCTTCTCGCCTTCAAGCCTGCCGGTGGGATTGAAGTTTATCTTCGCTGCCTGCATGTTTGCTTTGCTGGTCGCGTATTTAAGTGGCGGGTTTTTGGGGAAGCAGAGGACAGCAACAGACTAAACGGTTTCTTTACCACAGACGCAGAGACACAGAGAAGAATTGGGGCATCAGGAAATTTACGATTTATGATTTACGAATTACGATTTTACGAATTCTAAAATCATAAATCGTAAATCGAAAATCAATTCTTCTCTGTGGTTAATGCTGGCTTCTTTGTCTTGCGGCCTCGTACAGAATCAGCGACGCCGCCACCCCGGCGTTGAGCGACTCCACCTTTTCTGAGTGCGGGATCACTACGCGCTCATCGGCCTGGGCGAGAGCTTCGCGGGAGACGCCAGCGCCTTCGTTGCCGATCAGCAGGGCTACCCCTCCTTTAAGGTCGGCTTCAGGAAGTAGGGTTCCTTTATGGGAAGAGGTCGCAATTACACGCAGGTTGTGGCTGCGCAACACCGGCAAGACTTCCGCAAAGGTTGCAGAAACGCAGGGGAGACGGAAGAGTGATCCGGCGGCGGCGCGTATGACTTTAGAGTTGAAGGCGCTTACGGTCCCTTCTGCGAGAATTACGCTGCTCGCCCCGAAGGCTTCGGCCGAGCGCAGCAGGGTGCCGAGGTTTCCCGGGTCCTGGATTCCCATGACGACAACCAGTAGTGCGCCGGGAGCGACCACGTCATCCAGCCGGAATTTTTTGGGCGTAACCAGCGCCGCCACGCCCTGACTATGCTCGGTAGCAACTGCGCTGGCGAAGACTTCGTCGGGCAACACCAGGGTCTCTACGTTCTTGCCTACCTGGAGCAGCAGCCGCTCGGCGCGCTGGCCGGCGGATTTGCTGAAAAAGATGGCGTGCAGGCGGAGTCCGCTGCGAATGGCCTCTTCGATCAGGCGGACGCCCTCGATCGCGATGTGGCCGTCGGGGGTAGGCTCAGCCTGGGTGAAGGCGCGGCGCAACTGCTTGACCAGCGGATTCTGGCGGCTGGTTACGGAGTTCAGGCGGCGGCGTGACAGAGTTTCCATGCGTGGGGTCTCCACAAGACTATCATCCTATGCTAGCGTTATTATTTCCATCGTGGCGGATTTAGAATGATGTGTTAGGGTTAACAGTTTCAGATACACCGCCAAGCGACGCAAGGAACTGAATTGTCCGCTGAAATCGTAAAAATCAATAGCAACAACCCGGAACCCGCCCTGATCAGCTACGTAGCCCAACGCATTCAATCGGGCCATGTCATGGGCCTGCCCACCGACACCTTTTACGGACTGGCCGCCGATCCTTATAACCTGCGCGCGGTTGAGCTGATCTATCACGTGAAATCGCGCTCCAAACACAAGCCGCTCTCGCTTTTGGTCGAGAGCGTGGACCAAGCCGAAGAGCTGGCCGATGTGAACTCTTCCGATCTGTTCGACATCCTGGCGCGCAAGTACTGGCCGGGACCGCTCACGATTATTGTCAAAGCAGCGGGGCGAGTGCCGCTCAAAGTCACGGCCAATACGGGCAACGTCGCCCTACGAGTACCGTCGGCGAGCATTCCGTTGGCGGTGATCCGAGCGGCTGGAGTCCCGATCACTGCGACCTCGGCCAACGTCAGCGGCGCCAGCGAGTGTACCACCGCCGAAGGCGTGCGTCAGCAGCTCGGAAACCTCATTCCCCTCATCGTGGATGGAGGCCCCTCGCCGCGCGAGGTCGCTTCAACTATCGTTGACCTTAGCGGCGATCACTGGCGAGTCCTGCGAGAAGGGACCATTCCCACGCAAGAGCTGACGCAACTGCTGGGAGAGTGAGAAGAAATTGGGTGATTGGGTAATTGGGCAATTGCAGCTCGAAACTTGAAACCGCTTTTTAATTCTGCGTTTATCTGCGTTCATCTGCGGCGAAAAGCTTTTTTTATGAAACCAACTCCAGACGGCGGCCAATTCAAACCGGGAAGGAAGCGCAGGCTCTTCTGGCGATTGCTTGCGTTGCTGCTGGTCGTCTTCCTGGCGTACTGCGGGCTGCTGTACTGGCGCATCGCGCAACAGTCGGGCGTGGATGAAGCCCGCCAAGCCGACGTGATCGTCGTCCTGGGTGCGGCGGAGTATGGCGGCAAACCTTCTCCGGTGTATCGCGCGCGGCTGGAGCACGCGGCTGAGCTATTTGAAAAAAGCCTGGCGCCCTTTGTGATTACCAGCGGTGGGACGGGCGGCGAGGTGAGCTTCAGCGAAGGCCAGGTAGGGCGGGATTATCTGGCGGAACACGGCATCCCAGAGAGCCAACTCATTGCCGAGACCCAGAGCCACGATACTAACGAATCGGCCCAACGCGTGGCCGCCATCATGCGCGAGAACGGAATGAAGAGCTGTATCGCAGTGAGCGATGACTACCATATGTATCGCGTGAAAAAGATGCTGGAGGCGCAGGGCGTGGTGGTGTATGGGTCTCCGCGGCTGGAGTCGAGGCCGGTTTCATGGGTCGAGCATACGAAAATGATTGGGGAAGAGATTGTTAAATATATTTTGTGGAAATTGCACTTGAGTTGAGAAAAAAGATTAACCACAAAGGGCACAAAGGATAGATTAGTTTGTGTACCTTTTTTCCTTGGCGATCCTTCCGCCAACCCTCCAACACGCGCTCAGGAACTAGTGCGGTTTAGGCGATTTGTATTGCACTACGGCCGGCGATTCTGGACTGACGAGATAATTTCCGTCGCCGTTGTACCTAGCAGTAAAGGAGTGACGGCCGATCTTCCACTGGCTGCTGGTGAAGATGGCCTGGGTGCCGCTGAGCGGGCTGGTGCCCAGCGGAACCCCTCCATCGAAAAAGCTCACATCACCGGTGGGCGTTCCCGCGGCAGGTGGGGTGACATGCACATTGGCAGTCAACGTAATTGACTTGCGAAAGGTGAATTGCTTGGACAAGGGAGCAAGCGAGACGGTTGTGGCGCCGGCAGTGACATTGACCACGGGGCTGGTCCCGAAGGATTGCTGGAAATCATCACTTGCGGTGACGCTTTGCAATCCAACATTAAAGAAGGTAACACCGTTGTTGAAAGTATGTGTCCCGTTATCTCCACCAATAAAAAAATAATTGCCCGGCAGGGTCGCGCTCCCATCGGTGCTGGTGAAACGCACCGGATGGCCCAGCGTGGTGGTGTAGCTGGTCTGAAGGTTTTCACAGGCATCTCTGGCGCTCACGGTAATGCTAATGGGTTGGCCGACAGCCGTAGTGAGCGAAGACGGGCTGACATCGAAATGCAAAGAACCAGTGTTGATCATAATTGTGGTGCCACCGGTGACGGAGCTTGAGACCGTGTCTGTTGCCGTCAGGCTCTGCGTGCCCGTGGTTATCAACTTTGCATTGAAGGTGCCGGTACCGCTGTTGAGAGTCGCTGGAGCGGGCAGGCTCCGGCAACCATTTAGGTCGGAGCTGGTGAATTTTACGGTTCCGGCGTAGTCGGGGACATGGTTTCCAAAAGCGTCCATGGCGGTCACGGTAAAGTTAAACGGAGTGCCTGCGAAAACTGCTCCTGGGGCAGAGACTACAAATGTGGATGCGGCGGCGTGATTCACCAGAATGTCGCTACTACGGCCGTTGATGAGAGAGGTATCGTGCACGCCAATCGTCTGGACAAGCGGAGCCGGGTCCGCTGTTTTCAAAATTACGTTGAATGTATGAACACCGTTATCCAAGCCCAAGCCCGACGTGAACGGGTAATCAACCGGGAGTACGGCCTGACCGTCGGAGCTGTCGAAGTGCACTGTTCCGACGTAACCTGTAGCAATTTTCTGATAAGCATCGTAAGCGGTAACTGTAATTTGAAATGAGACACCTGCCGTGGTCGACGGGTTCCCTTCCGGCGTGAGCGGGCCTGCGCTCTGCACGGTGATACCAAAGTGCGTGGCCAGCCCCGGGGTTGAGGGTGGGAAAGTGGTTCCGTTGAGCAAAATGGAAATGTCATTCGTAGAAAAATCGGCCAGAGCAATGTCAGGTTTGCCGTCTCCGTTGAAGTCGCCTATGGCAATGTCTCGGGGAGAAGAAGCCATCTCGGATGCAGTTGTGGTGAAGGAATTAAAGCTGCCGGCAGCGTCATTCATCAGCGCGGTCACGGTACCCTCGCCGTAGTTGACCACGGCCAAGTCCAGATAACCGTCGCCGTTCAAGTCGGCAGAGGCAACGGCGATGGGCATAGGAGAACCCGTGTTGCCCACAGTAAAAGGACTTCCACTGGCGGGCGTAAAATTCCCCACACTGTCTGCCAAAAACACGCCAACAGTGTTCGTACCTGAATTCGGCACCGCGATGCCGGGGGTGGGATTCCCCTGAGAGTTGGTGAACAGGCCGGCAGTAATTCCGTGGGGGGTTAGCCCGGCATTGTAGTTGGTTGCATCCGCGAAAGAGAGCATACCTGGGCCGCTCGAAGTATTCAGGAAAATACTGATCCTGTCTCCCGTGGTACCGCCTCCTGAGTTGACCACAGCGAGGTCGGGCCTATTATCGTTGTTGAAATCGAAAGCGACCAATGAAGAGGGAGAGAGAGAATTGGTCGAGAACGGAAGCGGCGCCCCAAAGGTCCCATTGCCGTTGCCCAACAAGACTTTCACATTATTCGATGTAAATGGCGGGGTAAGGGGAGCAATCGCCACAGCCAGGTCCTTTTTTCCGTCACCATCAAAATCGGCTGCGATCACCGCTTGTGGATGAGTACCGGCGGCAAACGTAGTTCCCGCCCCGAAGGTACCATCTCCATTGCCTAGAAGGATAGTCACGCTTGCGTTTC from Terriglobales bacterium includes:
- a CDS encoding RNA methyltransferase; this translates as METLSRRRLNSVTSRQNPLVKQLRRAFTQAEPTPDGHIAIEGVRLIEEAIRSGLRLHAIFFSKSAGQRAERLLLQVGKNVETLVLPDEVFASAVATEHSQGVAALVTPKKFRLDDVVAPGALLVVVMGIQDPGNLGTLLRSAEAFGASSVILAEGTVSAFNSKVIRAAAGSLFRLPCVSATFAEVLPVLRSHNLRVIATSSHKGTLLPEADLKGGVALLIGNEGAGVSREALAQADERVVIPHSEKVESLNAGVAASLILYEAARQRSQH
- a CDS encoding L-threonylcarbamoyladenylate synthase, whose product is MSAEIVKINSNNPEPALISYVAQRIQSGHVMGLPTDTFYGLAADPYNLRAVELIYHVKSRSKHKPLSLLVESVDQAEELADVNSSDLFDILARKYWPGPLTIIVKAAGRVPLKVTANTGNVALRVPSASIPLAVIRAAGVPITATSANVSGASECTTAEGVRQQLGNLIPLIVDGGPSPREVASTIVDLSGDHWRVLREGTIPTQELTQLLGE
- a CDS encoding YdcF family protein, translating into MKPTPDGGQFKPGRKRRLFWRLLALLLVVFLAYCGLLYWRIAQQSGVDEARQADVIVVLGAAEYGGKPSPVYRARLEHAAELFEKSLAPFVITSGGTGGEVSFSEGQVGRDYLAEHGIPESQLIAETQSHDTNESAQRVAAIMRENGMKSCIAVSDDYHMYRVKKMLEAQGVVVYGSPRLESRPVSWVEHTKMIGEEIVKYILWKLHLS
- a CDS encoding FG-GAP-like repeat-containing protein, with translation MNAIPRFMRFIVFLLAFLFVSLSLCQGATHTVTVGDNACNGGLSFVDSVGVCSNQSTIALGDTISWVWGDNNMSHSTTSGTCIGAVCQTTPFWNSGEFTNTPAHSFNRIFNNPGVFPYFCTVHDSNMIGTVRVLPAPAMFTLQPPIAVGTHPFAVVAGDFNKDGKLDLAVANRDSNTVTILLGDGLGHFTPAAGSPIAGFNSPNSIAVADFNNDANLDLAVSNGGDGVGNASVTILLGNGDGTFGAGTTFAAGTHPQAVIAADFDGDGKKDLAVAIAPLTPPFTSNNVKVLLGNGNGTFGAPLPFSTNSLSPSSLVAFDFNNDNRPDLAVVNSGGGTTGDRISIFLNTSSGPGMLSFADATNYNAGLTPHGITAGLFTNSQGNPTPGIAVPNSGTNTVGVFLADSVGNFTPASGSPFTVGNTGSPMPIAVASADLNGDGYLDLAVVNYGEGTVTALMNDAAGSFNSFTTTASEMASSPRDIAIGDFNGDGKPDIALADFSTNDISILLNGTTFPPSTPGLATHFGITVQSAGPLTPEGNPSTTAGVSFQITVTAYDAYQKIATGYVGTVHFDSSDGQAVLPVDYPFTSGLGLDNGVHTFNVILKTADPAPLVQTIGVHDTSLINGRSSDILVNHAAASTFVVSAPGAVFAGTPFNFTVTAMDAFGNHVPDYAGTVKFTSSDLNGCRSLPAPATLNSGTGTFNAKLITTGTQSLTATDTVSSSVTGGTTIMINTGSLHFDVSPSSLTTAVGQPISITVSARDACENLQTSYTTTLGHPVRFTSTDGSATLPGNYFFIGGDNGTHTFNNGVTFFNVGLQSVTASDDFQQSFGTSPVVNVTAGATTVSLAPLSKQFTFRKSITLTANVHVTPPAAGTPTGDVSFFDGGVPLGTSPLSGTQAIFTSSQWKIGRHSFTARYNGDGNYLVSPESPAVVQYKSPKPH